The Candidatus Hydrogenedentota bacterium DNA segment AGCGTGCCGCAGCGCATTTCCTCGCCGCATTGAAGCTCGATCCCGATGATCCGCTGCTTCACAACGGTCTCGGCGTGGTCTCGCACTCCCTCGGGCGGACAGACAGAGCGCGGACCTGCTTCGAGCGCGCCCTCAAGCTTGCCCCGGGCATGCCCGAAGCCCTCGAGAACCTCCACGCGCTTGAGCCCATGTGAATCCTAAACGGCGGCTCCCATCAAACGGTCCGCGATGGTGAATGCGGCTTGGGGACGGGCGGCGCGGCGCGCAGCCTGCTGCATCTCCGCCAGCCGCTTGGGGTCATCGAACAGAGTCTTGACCTTGAAGATCATTTGAGCGGCCGTGCGCGCCCAGAGACCCGCGCCGTGTTCCAGGAGATAGATCGCGTTACGCTCTTCCTGGCCGGGGATGGGATTGAATACGAGCAGGGGCAACCCCATGGCCAGGCATTCGCTCGTGGTCAGCCCGCCACTCTTGGACACAGCCAGATCGCTTGCCGCCATTAACTCGTGCATGTTATCGACGAAGCCGAAGGCCTTGAGCCGGCCTTTGCACGCTCTGGCGAGTTTCTTCAGGCGCTTCTCGAGGTCCTCGTTCTTGCCGGCCACCGCGATGAACTGGGCATTGGGAAGGCAGTCCGCCAGCAATTTCACAGCTTCGTCGGCGCTCATCATGCCGAATCCGCCCGCGGCTACAAGGACCGTGTGCCTGTCGGCATTGAGGCCCAGGGTACGGCGCATTTCCGCGCGCGGGGGGTACTCTTTTGCGAATTCCGGCAGGATGGGGATGCCGGTAACCTCGACGGAGGCCGTGCCGATACCCTTCGCGCGCAATGCGTGAGCCATTTCGCTCGACGCTACGAAGTAGCCGGTTACCCCGTCCTGTATCCACATGGAATGAATATCGTAATCGGTGAGGATGGTGTAGATGGGAGCTCTGAGTTTGCCTTTGCGTCGTTGCGCAGAGAGCACCTCGGCTGGAAGAAAGTGGGTGCAGGCGATGATGTCCGGCCTGAATCCCTCAACAAATTTCAGCAGGTCTTTTGCATTCAGGCGGGACAACAGCGTGGAGAGCTTCTTGGTATTGCTGTCCACGGGTTTTGCCTCGAGGGTCTCGTAGATGCGTTCCCATACGGAGGGGAGATTGCGCACGATCGCTTCGTATCCCTCGGTGTAACCTTTGCGGAACGCGGCGTTGGTGTACTCGAGGGTGTCCGCGTTCACGATCTCGACATTGGGATACCGATCGCGGATGGCTTGGGTGAGGGCCTGAGCGGCCCGGAGGTGTCCGGCGCCGGCCTTGACGGAAAGCACGAGAA contains these protein-coding regions:
- a CDS encoding glycosyltransferase — its product is MGIERILVLSVKAGAGHLRAAQALTQAIRDRYPNVEIVNADTLEYTNAAFRKGYTEGYEAIVRNLPSVWERIYETLEAKPVDSNTKKLSTLLSRLNAKDLLKFVEGFRPDIIACTHFLPAEVLSAQRRKGKLRAPIYTILTDYDIHSMWIQDGVTGYFVASSEMAHALRAKGIGTASVEVTGIPILPEFAKEYPPRAEMRRTLGLNADRHTVLVAAGGFGMMSADEAVKLLADCLPNAQFIAVAGKNEDLEKRLKKLARACKGRLKAFGFVDNMHELMAASDLAVSKSGGLTTSECLAMGLPLLVFNPIPGQEERNAIYLLEHGAGLWARTAAQMIFKVKTLFDDPKRLAEMQQAARRAARPQAAFTIADRLMGAAV